The following are from one region of the Halorussus rarus genome:
- a CDS encoding DUF7535 family protein: protein MVNQVSDYAGQQPNSEMSAIGYAVGIGAAVLLIPALPLIVALFVFQKLTGK, encoded by the coding sequence ATGGTGAACCAGGTGTCCGACTACGCCGGACAGCAGCCGAACAGCGAGATGAGCGCCATCGGCTACGCCGTCGGGATCGGGGCCGCAGTGCTGCTGATTCCCGCCCTGCCGCTCATCGTCGCGCTGTTCGTCTTCCAGAAGCTGACCGGCAAGTAG
- a CDS encoding ABC transporter ATP-binding protein has protein sequence MPAIELRSLSKRFGDVVALRGLDLAVEEGEVFGFLGPNGAGKSTTIDIVLDFVRPSGGRAEVFGLDAQAETKQIRRRVGVLPDGYHLDGHLTARHHLEFAIDSKDADDDPRALLDRVGLGDVLDRRVGGFSKGMAQRLLLGMALVGDPDLLILDEPSTGLDPNGARRMREIVLEEADRGATVFFSSHILGQVEAVCDRVGILADGDLVAVDTMEGLQETVGSEATMTVTLDGSPDGRLEAVREVDGVSNVSVDGTAVSLSCPDDRKIDALDALRADGAMVRNIETSDASLDELFAAYTEGRA, from the coding sequence ATGCCCGCCATCGAACTACGGTCCCTCAGCAAGCGGTTCGGCGACGTCGTCGCCCTCCGCGGCCTCGACCTCGCGGTCGAGGAGGGCGAGGTGTTCGGCTTCCTCGGCCCGAACGGCGCCGGTAAGTCCACCACCATCGACATCGTGCTCGACTTCGTCCGACCCAGCGGCGGTCGCGCCGAGGTGTTCGGCCTCGACGCCCAGGCCGAGACCAAGCAGATCCGCCGGCGCGTCGGCGTCCTGCCCGACGGCTACCACCTCGACGGCCACCTGACCGCGCGCCACCACCTCGAGTTCGCCATCGACTCGAAGGACGCCGACGACGACCCGCGGGCCCTCCTCGACCGCGTCGGGCTCGGCGACGTGCTCGACCGCCGGGTCGGCGGCTTCTCGAAGGGGATGGCCCAGCGCCTCCTGCTGGGGATGGCGCTGGTCGGCGACCCCGACCTGCTCATCCTCGACGAACCCTCCACGGGCCTCGACCCCAACGGGGCGCGCCGGATGCGCGAGATCGTCCTCGAAGAGGCCGACCGGGGCGCGACCGTCTTCTTCTCGAGCCACATCCTCGGGCAGGTCGAGGCGGTCTGCGATCGGGTCGGCATCCTGGCCGACGGCGACCTCGTGGCTGTCGACACCATGGAAGGCCTCCAGGAGACGGTCGGCTCCGAGGCGACCATGACGGTCACGCTCGACGGGTCGCCCGACGGTCGCCTCGAAGCCGTCCGCGAGGTCGACGGGGTGTCGAACGTCTCGGTCGACGGGACCGCGGTGTCGCTGTCGTGCCCCGACGACCGGAAGATCGACGCGCTCGACGCGCTCCGCGCCGACGGGGCGATGGTCCGCAACATCGAGACGAGCGACGCGTCGCTCGACGAGCTGTTCGCGGCGTACACGGAGGGTCGGGCGTGA